GCCCACATGCACGCAGGCCTGCAGCGCATCCGCAAAGCGTGGCTGGCCGAGTGCCGCCAGCGCCATCACCTTGTATTCGTCGGACGAGTGCAGAAAGCCCAGATGGCTGGTCACGCGCTCGTACAGCATGCCCAGCGAGTGCGGCATGCACACTGCGCCCAGCGGCGTGTAGGTGTCGTCGCGGTAGACGCCGTAGGTGGTGGTGGCGTCCTCGCCGCGGCCATCCAGGGTCAGCACGGCGCACCGCGAGAACGGCGAGGCCAGAAAGGCGCTGGCCTGGTGGCTCAGGTGATGAGACACGAAGTGGAAGCGGTAGGGACCATCATGCCGCACACCGCGGAAGCGCGCCTTCAGGTGGTGCGGCGCGCCGCTGGCCAATTGCCGGGGCGCATTGACGATGTAGGACGCGAACAGCGGGTCCCACACGTTTTCCCAGCCGCCGGCGGGATGGGCCGAGGGCGACAGCGGCAGGGTGATCTCGTCGCCGATGTGTCGCTCCTTGAGGAAGCGGCTGGGGTCGTAGCTGTAGGCCACGTGGTCGACCTCGGCCAGCGTGATGCCGGCGCGGGCCAGGCAGAAGTCGATTGCGTGGAAGGGCAACTCCCAGGCGGTGAAGGGCAGTGGCCGTTTCGCGTGCTTGATGCGCGTGAAGCGCTCCTCCTCAGCAGCCGCGATCACGCGGCCATCGATCACCAGTGCGGCGGCCGAATCATGGAAGGCGGCGTTGATGCCCAGGGTGATCATGGGTTCTCCGTGTGCGAAGGGGCAGAAGGGGCGGGCTCGGTGTCCAGTGCCAGGATGGCCTGCGCGGCCTCGAACAGGTTGGGCGCACGCAGGTCGGGTCGGCGGATCGGCGTCAGCCGCCATTCGGTCTCGTTGCCTACATCCATCAACACGCTGCGACAGCCGGCGCGGTGGCCGGCCTCCACGTCGTTGAGGATGTCGCCCACCATCCACGAACGCCGCAGGTCGATCTGGTGCACCGCGGCCGCCTGCAACAGCAGGCCCGGCGACGGCTTGCGGCAAAGGCAGCCGGGGGCCAGAGCCGCAGCCGGCGCGTGCGGGCAGACAAACACGTCAAGGATGTGGACGCCCGCGGCCGACAGCATGCCGCGGAGTGCGGCCAGGGCCTGGTTCAGCTGAAGGCGATCGAACAGCCGGCGCGCCAGGCCGGACTGGTTGGTCACGATCACGAGCACGAAGCCGCGGGCCTGAAGCAGCCGCAGGCCCTCGATGGCCGAGGGTGTGAGCTTGATCAGGGCCGGATCGACGTTGTAGGGCACGTCCTCGATGAGCGTGCCGTCCTTGTCCAGGAACACCGCGCGCTTGCGCGGTACCGGCCGGGCTGGGGCAGGCTCCGGCTCGCTGGGCCGGGCCGTGGTGCGCATCAGGGCCATGAGGTCTCGTCGGGCGGCACGATGGTCAGTTCGGCCACGATGGCGTCGCGCGGCATGTCGAGCATGAAGCACACGGCCTCGGCCACCCGGGCCGGGTCCTGCAGCTTCTGCGGGTCGAGCTCGGGGAAGCGGTCGAGCAGGAAGGGCGTGCGCATGCCGCCTGTCACCAGCGCGCTCACGCGCACGCCGCTGCTGCGCAGCTCGGCATGCAGGGCGCGCGACAGCCCCAGCAGCCCCCACTTGCTGGCGTGGTAGGCGCTGGCGTTGGGCCAGGCGCGCACGGCGGCCGTCGAGGTGATGTTCACCACCTGGCCGCCCTGGCCGCCGTCGCTGTCCTTCAGGGCGGGCAGGGCCAGCTTGGTGAGCAGGAAGGGCCCCAGCAGGTTGGTGTTCAGCACGCGCGTCCACGCTTCGACACCCACCTCTTCCAGTGAGGCCGTGACGTCGGTGCCCGCGTTGTTGATGAGGATGTCGAGCGCGCCGAAACGCTGCAGGCACAGGCCCACCGCATGGCTCACCCCCTGCTCGCTGGACACGTCCAGACGGATGGGCAGGGTGCGTTCGCCTTCCGGATCGAGGCTGTCGGCCAGCATCTTCGCCTTGTCGCCGGCCAGATCGGCCAGCACCACGCGGGCCCCGCGCTCGATCAGGCGTCGGCTGATGGCCGCACCGAGGCCGCTGGCGGCCCCGGTCACGAAGGCGACCTTGTCTTTCAGGTCGACGGTCTCAGGCATAAGGGTCCTCCCTTTCTTTGTAATAAGGCTGAATTCGGTTCAATTCACCGCGCTGAAGTCCTTCAGCGTCGGACGGTCGTGCAGGTCGATGTGATGCGCCAGTTCCGCCCTGCGACCGGTGTCCAGGACCTCGCCATACACGTCGAGCAGCATCTGGCTGACGCGCTCCCACGTGAACAGCGAGCGCACCCGGCGCATGCCGGCGCGGCCCATGGCGAGTGCGAGGCGCGGGTTGGCATGCAGGTGGCTCAGGCACTGAGCCACCGCCTCGGGGTCTTTCGGAGGCACCAGGTGTCCCGTCACCCCGTCGGTCACGGTGTACTGCAGGCCGCCCACGGCACTGGCAATCACGGGGGTGCCACAGGCCATGGCCTCCAGCGGCGTGATGCCGAAGGGCTCGTACCATGGCGTGGTCACGAACACGTTGGCGGCCGCATAGTGGCGCCGCAGCGCCTCGCGCGGGCGTTGCCCGATGAAGTGCACGCGGTCTTCGACGCCCACTTCCTGGGCCACGGCCCGCAGCCGGCCGATCTCGGGTGTGCGCTGTGCGTCGGGTATGGGGCCGTCGCCACCGACAATCAGCAGCCGCGCGGGGATGGACCTCGGAAGATGCGCCAGCGAGCGGATGACGTTGTCGACGCCCTTGCGGGGCACCAGCCGACCCAGCTGCAGGATGACGAAGTCATCGGGGGCGAGGTCCAGCCCCAGCTCGGCGCGGGCGCGCAGGCGGTGCTGCGGTCCGAATTCGCCTGCGTCGAAGCCGCACGGCACCATGCGGATGCGCGCCGGGTCGGCGTTGTAGAGCCGAACGAGGTCGTGCTCGTCCTGAGGGCACTCGGCAATCAGGGCGTCGGCGTCGTCCACCAGTTTGCGCTCGATGTCGATCCGCATCCCCGGGAAGCCGTCGGCGGCACCCTGATGTTCGCGCCGCACCAGGCCCAGGGCATGGAAGGTCACGACATAGGGGATGCCCAGCGAGGCCTTGAGCTGCTGGGCCACCAGGCCCGACATGAAGAAGTTCGCGTGGACGAGGTCGCACCGCGGGCCATGGCGCAGCAGCTGCTCGGCCGCGCGCGTGAAGGCTGGCATCACCGGCAGCAGGCGCTCTTTCGGGATGAAGCAGGCCGGGCCGGCGGGGATGTGGAACACCCGCACACCGGGGCGCATCACGGTCATGGCCGGCTGAT
This is a stretch of genomic DNA from Aquabacterium olei. It encodes these proteins:
- a CDS encoding SDR family oxidoreductase, with the protein product MPETVDLKDKVAFVTGAASGLGAAISRRLIERGARVVLADLAGDKAKMLADSLDPEGERTLPIRLDVSSEQGVSHAVGLCLQRFGALDILINNAGTDVTASLEEVGVEAWTRVLNTNLLGPFLLTKLALPALKDSDGGQGGQVVNITSTAAVRAWPNASAYHASKWGLLGLSRALHAELRSSGVRVSALVTGGMRTPFLLDRFPELDPQKLQDPARVAEAVCFMLDMPRDAIVAELTIVPPDETSWP
- a CDS encoding glycosyltransferase family 4 protein, which codes for MTKPLRIALISEHASPLSGAGGVDAGGQNVYVAQVARCLAQAGHQVDVLTRRDHPDQPAMTVMRPGVRVFHIPAGPACFIPKERLLPVMPAFTRAAEQLLRHGPRCDLVHANFFMSGLVAQQLKASLGIPYVVTFHALGLVRREHQGAADGFPGMRIDIERKLVDDADALIAECPQDEHDLVRLYNADPARIRMVPCGFDAGEFGPQHRLRARAELGLDLAPDDFVILQLGRLVPRKGVDNVIRSLAHLPRSIPARLLIVGGDGPIPDAQRTPEIGRLRAVAQEVGVEDRVHFIGQRPREALRRHYAAANVFVTTPWYEPFGITPLEAMACGTPVIASAVGGLQYTVTDGVTGHLVPPKDPEAVAQCLSHLHANPRLALAMGRAGMRRVRSLFTWERVSQMLLDVYGEVLDTGRRAELAHHIDLHDRPTLKDFSAVN
- a CDS encoding D-glycero-alpha-D-manno-heptose-1,7-bisphosphate 7-phosphatase, which produces MALMRTTARPSEPEPAPARPVPRKRAVFLDKDGTLIEDVPYNVDPALIKLTPSAIEGLRLLQARGFVLVIVTNQSGLARRLFDRLQLNQALAALRGMLSAAGVHILDVFVCPHAPAAALAPGCLCRKPSPGLLLQAAAVHQIDLRRSWMVGDILNDVEAGHRAGCRSVLMDVGNETEWRLTPIRRPDLRAPNLFEAAQAILALDTEPAPSAPSHTENP